A portion of the Streptomyces coeruleoprunus genome contains these proteins:
- a CDS encoding cation diffusion facilitator family transporter has product MTPSQKTRQRPSDRRTRLTVWVALSANLVIAAAKAVGGLVTGSPALLSEGAHSVADTLNEVFLLASLRRSRRPADRRHPFGYGKERWFWSLLAAVGIFVMGGCFSFFQGYQALAGHHGAPSSRYAIGLIVLVVALMAEGASLLRALYQFRAQGGAGGDPALRTVIAEDSTAVLGVVLAMSGMSLHLATGEAAWEAAASFSIGLLLVYVAYRLGREAREQLIGEAVDPALAARIRALLAAQPEIHNVAALFTMRLGPDSALVAARVDLVPGLDSEEVELVSERIKRSVAAIWPQADQVFLDITEAPVGDEG; this is encoded by the coding sequence GTGACGCCCTCGCAGAAGACCCGACAGCGGCCCTCCGACCGCAGGACCCGGCTGACCGTGTGGGTCGCGCTCTCCGCGAACCTGGTCATCGCCGCGGCGAAGGCCGTCGGAGGGCTCGTCACCGGGTCGCCCGCGCTGCTCTCCGAGGGCGCCCACTCCGTCGCCGACACCCTCAACGAGGTGTTCCTGCTCGCCTCCCTGCGCCGCAGCCGCCGACCGGCCGACCGCCGTCACCCCTTCGGGTACGGCAAGGAGCGCTGGTTCTGGTCCCTGCTCGCCGCCGTCGGCATCTTCGTCATGGGCGGCTGCTTCTCCTTCTTCCAGGGCTACCAGGCGCTGGCCGGCCACCACGGCGCGCCCTCGTCGCGCTACGCCATCGGCCTCATCGTGCTGGTCGTCGCCCTCATGGCCGAAGGCGCCTCCCTCCTGCGGGCCCTGTACCAGTTCCGTGCGCAGGGCGGCGCCGGCGGCGACCCCGCCCTGCGCACGGTCATCGCCGAGGACAGCACCGCCGTACTGGGCGTGGTGCTCGCCATGTCCGGCATGAGCCTGCACCTGGCCACCGGCGAGGCCGCCTGGGAGGCCGCGGCGTCCTTCTCGATCGGGCTGCTGCTGGTGTACGTGGCGTACCGGCTCGGCCGCGAGGCCAGGGAGCAGCTGATCGGCGAGGCCGTCGACCCGGCCCTCGCGGCCCGTATCCGGGCGCTCCTCGCCGCGCAGCCCGAGATCCACAACGTGGCGGCGCTGTTCACCATGCGCCTCGGCCCGGACTCGGCGCTCGTGGCGGCGCGCGTCGACCTCGTCCCGGGCCTGGACAGCGAGGAGGTCGAACTGGTCTCCGAACGCATCAAGCGTTCCGTCGCCGCCATCTGGCCGCAGGCGGACCAGGTGTTCCTGGACATCACGGAGGCACCCGTGGGCGACGAGGGCTGA
- a CDS encoding Vms1/Ankzf1 family peptidyl-tRNA hydrolase, giving the protein MQLAFLSSLYDRPGPWASVYLDTSRMDESARERRGLQARDACDELAALGADEATVRAVHEALSDWPRPAGEAGRAVFAARGEVVLDPPLATRPLAPQQVFWSALPRLGPLLDLAGREPVCLVAYIDRTGADLELRGPIGAMPAGRVEGRTWPVHRTSTAGWDERHFQLSVENTWEENAAEIAAAIVRATQETGAELVVLAGDPRERRTVHERLPGPLQAATVESEHGGRAAGASRVRLDEDVAAARREHLRRTEEAELERFRAARAPEGAGTEAGAGAAEGVPALVEAAREHRIAELLIRPEGPDAHREVWVGAEPDQLAVRRSETQYLGDTEPVAARADDALLRSAVATGAEVLRVWPEIDDEVPVGGLGALLRWPYQEREMEAATGG; this is encoded by the coding sequence ATGCAACTCGCCTTTCTGAGCAGTCTTTACGACCGTCCGGGCCCCTGGGCCAGTGTCTATCTGGACACGTCCCGGATGGACGAGTCCGCGCGGGAGCGGCGCGGCCTGCAGGCGAGGGACGCCTGTGACGAGCTGGCCGCCCTGGGCGCCGACGAGGCGACCGTACGGGCCGTGCACGAGGCGCTGTCCGACTGGCCCCGCCCGGCGGGCGAGGCCGGGCGCGCGGTGTTCGCGGCACGGGGCGAGGTCGTCCTCGATCCGCCGCTGGCGACCCGGCCGCTCGCGCCGCAGCAGGTGTTCTGGTCGGCGCTGCCGCGGCTGGGTCCGCTGCTGGACCTGGCGGGGCGCGAGCCGGTGTGCCTCGTGGCGTACATCGACCGCACCGGTGCCGATCTGGAACTGCGCGGCCCGATCGGGGCGATGCCCGCGGGCCGGGTGGAGGGGCGGACGTGGCCCGTGCACCGGACGTCCACCGCCGGGTGGGACGAGCGGCACTTCCAGCTGAGCGTGGAGAACACCTGGGAGGAGAACGCCGCCGAGATCGCGGCGGCGATCGTGCGGGCCACGCAGGAGACCGGTGCGGAGCTGGTCGTACTGGCCGGTGATCCGAGGGAGCGGCGGACGGTGCACGAGCGGCTGCCGGGCCCGCTGCAGGCGGCGACCGTGGAGAGCGAGCACGGCGGCCGCGCGGCGGGCGCGTCCCGGGTGCGGCTGGACGAGGACGTCGCGGCGGCCCGGCGTGAGCATCTGCGGCGCACCGAGGAGGCCGAGCTGGAGCGGTTCCGCGCGGCGCGCGCCCCGGAAGGGGCCGGCACGGAGGCCGGCGCGGGCGCGGCCGAGGGCGTTCCGGCGCTGGTGGAGGCGGCCCGGGAGCACCGGATCGCCGAGCTGCTGATCAGGCCGGAGGGGCCCGACGCGCACCGCGAGGTGTGGGTGGGCGCCGAGCCGGACCAGCTGGCCGTGCGGCGCAGCGAGACCCAGTACCTGGGCGACACGGAGCCGGTGGCGGCCCGCGCGGACGACGCGCTGCTGCGGTCGGCGGTGGCCACCGGGGCGGAGGTCCTGCGCGTGTGGCCCGAGATCGACGACGAGGTCCCGGTGGGTGGCCTGGGCGCCCTGCTGCGCTGGCCGTACCAGGAGCGCGAGATGGAGGCGGCGACCGGCGGCTGA
- a CDS encoding GNAT family N-acetyltransferase, whose amino-acid sequence MTLFLKTPRLTLRAFTSDDLDEVVALDNDPEVMRFLNGGRPVMREEVRERTMPRLLGRGFWVAQARGTGAWLGWFSLEPPAGAEGWDEVELGYRLHRAAWGRGYATEGARALVDKGFRELGVRRVTANTMTVNAGSRRVMEKAGLRFVRTFFEEWPEVIEGSEHGDVEYALTRPEWAKTAGPE is encoded by the coding sequence GTGACGCTGTTCCTGAAGACCCCACGGTTGACCCTGCGCGCCTTCACGTCCGACGACCTGGACGAGGTGGTGGCGCTCGACAACGACCCGGAGGTCATGCGCTTCCTCAACGGCGGCCGGCCCGTGATGCGCGAGGAAGTCCGGGAGCGGACCATGCCCCGGCTGCTCGGGCGCGGCTTCTGGGTCGCACAGGCGCGGGGCACGGGCGCGTGGCTGGGCTGGTTCTCGCTGGAGCCGCCGGCCGGCGCCGAGGGATGGGACGAGGTGGAGCTGGGCTACCGGCTGCACCGGGCCGCGTGGGGACGCGGGTACGCCACGGAGGGGGCGCGGGCGCTGGTCGACAAGGGCTTCCGTGAACTGGGCGTCCGGCGGGTGACCGCGAACACGATGACGGTGAACGCGGGGTCCCGCCGGGTGATGGAGAAGGCCGGACTGCGGTTCGTCCGGACGTTCTTCGAGGAGTGGCCGGAGGTCATCGAGGGCTCGGAGCACGGGGATGTCGAGTACGCCCTCACCCGGCCCGAGTGGGCGAAGACGGCCGGGCCGGAGTGA
- a CDS encoding hydrophobic protein: protein MVPILLVLLLAVLLFGFGFAVEVLWWIALAVLVIWLLGFFFTGPTAAGGRSRWYRW from the coding sequence ATGGTTCCCATCCTGCTGGTTCTGCTGCTGGCGGTCCTCCTCTTCGGCTTCGGCTTCGCGGTGGAAGTGTTGTGGTGGATCGCCCTGGCGGTGCTGGTCATCTGGCTGCTCGGGTTCTTCTTCACGGGCCCGACGGCGGCCGGAGGCCGCAGCCGCTGGTACCGGTGGTAG
- a CDS encoding TIGR03086 family metal-binding protein, with protein MSGSPLLERHTEAIDVFSSRVHAIRDDQWDAPTPCSEWTVRDLVNHLTGEQLWVVPLVEGRTLEEVGDAYDGDVLGDDPVATWDRAMTAARRALHEDGALDRTVHTSMGPMGASEYCSQLTADTVIHSWDLSRAIGADERLPLSLVDFALQELTPMADALRSGNLWAAPVPVGDDADAQTKLLAMSGRRA; from the coding sequence GTGTCCGGCAGCCCGCTCCTCGAACGGCACACCGAGGCCATCGACGTGTTCTCGTCCCGCGTCCACGCGATCCGCGACGACCAGTGGGACGCGCCCACGCCGTGCTCCGAATGGACCGTCCGCGACCTGGTCAACCACCTCACCGGGGAACAGCTGTGGGTGGTGCCGCTGGTGGAGGGCCGCACCCTGGAGGAGGTCGGCGACGCCTACGACGGCGACGTGCTGGGCGACGACCCCGTCGCCACCTGGGACAGGGCCATGACCGCGGCCCGCCGGGCCCTCCACGAGGACGGCGCGCTCGACCGCACCGTCCACACCTCGATGGGGCCCATGGGGGCCTCGGAGTACTGCTCCCAGCTCACCGCCGACACCGTGATCCACTCCTGGGACCTCTCCCGCGCGATCGGTGCCGACGAGCGGCTGCCCCTGAGCCTCGTCGACTTCGCCCTCCAGGAACTCACCCCGATGGCGGACGCCCTGAGGAGCGGCAACCTGTGGGCCGCGCCCGTGCCGGTCGGCGACGACGCGGACGCCCAGACGAAGCTGCTGGCGATGTCGGGCCGCAGGGCCTGA
- a CDS encoding CBS domain-containing protein translates to MAQLVREVMTAGVAAVRPDASLVEAAMLMRDQDVGDVLVADGDLLVGVVTDRDITLRAVAEGADPLTVSAQTVCTPDPVCVSPDDRVSTAVELMRRHAVRRLPVVEDGRPLGVVSLGDVAIAEDPGSALADISRAEPNTEPA, encoded by the coding sequence ATGGCACAGCTCGTGAGGGAAGTGATGACGGCCGGTGTCGCCGCCGTACGGCCGGACGCCTCGCTGGTGGAGGCAGCCATGCTGATGCGGGACCAGGACGTCGGCGACGTGCTGGTGGCCGACGGCGACCTGCTCGTCGGGGTGGTGACGGACCGTGACATCACCCTGCGGGCGGTGGCCGAGGGGGCCGACCCGCTCACCGTGAGCGCCCAGACCGTGTGCACGCCGGACCCGGTGTGCGTGTCGCCCGACGACCGGGTGTCGACGGCGGTCGAGCTGATGCGGCGGCACGCCGTACGGCGGCTTCCGGTGGTCGAGGACGGGCGGCCGCTCGGCGTGGTGAGCCTCGGGGACGTCGCCATCGCCGAGGACCCCGGTTCGGCGCTGGCCGACATCAGCCGGGCCGAGCCGAACACCGAACCGGCGTGA
- a CDS encoding type 1 glutamine amidotransferase domain-containing protein: protein MRIAFLVAPEGVEQVELTQPWQAVTDAGDSPELVSTKPGRIQAFHHLEKADTFPVDRTVEGVSAGDYDGLVLPGGVANPDALRMDERAVAFVRGFFEAGKPVAAICHAPWILVEADVVRGRTLTSWPSLRTDIRNAGGTWVDEQVRICEAAPGTLITSRKPADLKAFCPAVTAEFKKAHESARA from the coding sequence GTGCGGATCGCGTTTCTGGTGGCGCCCGAGGGCGTCGAGCAGGTGGAGCTGACCCAGCCGTGGCAGGCCGTGACCGACGCCGGCGACTCGCCGGAGCTGGTCTCGACGAAGCCGGGCCGGATCCAGGCGTTCCACCACCTGGAGAAGGCGGACACGTTCCCCGTGGACCGGACGGTCGAGGGCGTGTCGGCCGGCGACTACGACGGGCTGGTCCTGCCCGGCGGGGTGGCCAACCCGGACGCGCTGCGGATGGACGAGCGGGCGGTGGCCTTCGTGCGCGGCTTCTTCGAGGCGGGCAAGCCGGTGGCGGCGATCTGCCACGCCCCGTGGATCCTCGTGGAGGCCGACGTCGTGCGCGGGCGCACCCTGACGTCGTGGCCGAGCCTGCGGACCGACATCCGCAACGCGGGCGGAACCTGGGTGGACGAACAGGTCAGGATCTGCGAGGCGGCGCCCGGCACGCTGATCACCAGCCGCAAGCCGGCCGACCTGAAGGCGTTCTGCCCGGCGGTCACCGCGGAGTTCAAGAAGGCGCACGAGTCCGCCAGGGCCTGA
- a CDS encoding RNA polymerase sigma factor SigF produces MPTLAHTKHPHDDAPDTTEAFQRLATLPPGPERDAVRQEIVRAWLPMADRLAGRFRNRGEALEDLKQVAALGLVKAVDRYDPERGAAFESFAVPTITGEIKRHFRDHMWTLHVPRRVQDLRGRVRTAYQELSHSVGGRTPTVSEIAKKAGMTEEEAIAGLEALDSFTALSLDAELPGTEDGYTLVDALGGPDPALDVVVDREAVKPRLRKLPEREQRILYMRFFRDMTQSRIAEDLGISQMHVSRLISRCCTRLREDIMRDAA; encoded by the coding sequence ATGCCTACCCTCGCTCACACGAAGCATCCGCACGACGACGCCCCCGACACCACCGAGGCGTTCCAGCGCCTGGCGACCCTGCCGCCCGGCCCGGAACGGGACGCCGTACGCCAGGAGATCGTGCGTGCCTGGCTGCCCATGGCGGACCGGCTCGCCGGCCGGTTCCGCAACCGCGGCGAGGCACTGGAGGACCTGAAGCAGGTCGCCGCCCTCGGCCTGGTCAAGGCCGTCGACCGGTACGACCCCGAGCGCGGCGCGGCCTTCGAGTCGTTCGCCGTCCCCACCATCACGGGGGAGATCAAGCGCCACTTCCGCGACCACATGTGGACCCTGCACGTGCCGCGCCGCGTCCAGGACCTGCGCGGCCGCGTCCGCACCGCGTACCAGGAGCTGTCGCACTCCGTCGGCGGCCGGACCCCCACCGTCTCCGAGATAGCCAAGAAGGCCGGCATGACGGAGGAGGAGGCCATCGCCGGCCTGGAGGCCCTGGACAGCTTCACCGCGCTGTCCCTGGACGCCGAACTGCCGGGCACCGAGGACGGCTACACACTCGTCGACGCGCTCGGCGGACCCGACCCGGCCCTCGACGTGGTCGTCGACCGCGAGGCGGTCAAGCCGCGCCTGCGCAAGCTGCCCGAGCGGGAACAGCGGATCCTCTACATGCGGTTCTTCCGCGACATGACGCAGAGCCGGATAGCCGAGGACCTGGGCATCTCCCAGATGCACGTCAGCCGCCTGATCAGCCGCTGCTGCACCCGCCTGCGCGAGGACATCATGCGGGACGCCGCGTAG
- a CDS encoding transketolase: MQYEELADLAQQLRADAVRAADAAGSGHPTSSLSAADLAAVLLAHHLRYDFDHPDHPGNDRFVLSKGHATPLLYALYRAAGAIDDEELLRYRTLDSRLEGHPTPRLPWVDVATGSLGQGLPVAVGMALAGQCLDRVPYRVYVLSGDSEMAEGSVWEAVEHASYNHLDNLTLVVDVNRLGQRGPTRHGHDLDAYARRLYAFDWHVVEVDGHDVQAVDSAFAEARSTIRRPTAILARTYKGRGVEAVEDREGKHGKPVPDAEAALAELGGVRNRRVTVQPPPEGKVLLAVEDTEPELPRYDTGDTVATRTAYGQALEALGSARGRVVALDAEVGDSTRAEYFAKAHPDRYFECYIAEQQLVAAAVGLQARGYVPFASSFAAFLTRAHDFVRMAAVGRAGINLVGSHAGVSIGQDGPSQMGLEDLAMFRAVHGSTVLYPCDANQTARLVAAMADLDGVRYLRTTRGDTPVIYGPDEEFPVGGSRVLRHGHHDKATVVAAGITVHEALKAADLLAEYGIPVRVIDLYSVKPVDAETLNDAAGQTGCLLTVEDHHPEGGLGDAVAEVFADGRPAPRTARLAVRNMPASATPEEQLHAAGIDADAIAAAVRLLVERVVAH; this comes from the coding sequence ATGCAGTACGAGGAACTCGCCGACCTCGCCCAGCAGTTGCGGGCGGACGCGGTGCGCGCCGCCGACGCGGCGGGCTCCGGCCACCCCACCTCCTCCCTGTCCGCGGCCGACCTCGCCGCCGTCCTCCTCGCCCACCACCTGCGCTACGACTTCGACCACCCCGACCACCCCGGCAACGACCGGTTCGTCCTGTCCAAGGGCCACGCCACGCCCCTGCTGTACGCCCTGTACCGGGCGGCCGGCGCGATCGACGACGAGGAACTGCTGCGCTACCGCACCCTCGACAGCCGCCTGGAAGGGCACCCCACCCCCCGGCTGCCCTGGGTGGACGTCGCCACCGGCTCCCTCGGCCAGGGGCTGCCCGTCGCCGTCGGCATGGCCCTCGCCGGACAGTGCCTCGACCGCGTCCCGTACCGCGTCTACGTGCTGTCCGGCGACAGCGAGATGGCGGAGGGCTCCGTGTGGGAGGCCGTCGAGCACGCCTCGTACAACCACCTCGACAACCTCACCCTCGTCGTCGACGTGAACCGGCTCGGCCAGCGCGGCCCCACCCGGCACGGTCACGACCTGGACGCGTACGCACGGCGCCTGTACGCCTTCGACTGGCACGTCGTCGAAGTCGACGGGCACGACGTACAGGCCGTCGACTCCGCGTTCGCCGAGGCCCGTTCGACGATCCGCCGGCCGACCGCGATCCTCGCCCGCACCTACAAGGGCCGTGGTGTCGAAGCCGTCGAGGACCGCGAGGGGAAGCACGGCAAGCCCGTGCCGGACGCCGAGGCGGCCCTCGCCGAGCTCGGCGGCGTACGGAACCGCCGCGTGACCGTCCAGCCGCCCCCCGAGGGCAAGGTCCTCCTCGCCGTGGAGGACACCGAGCCCGAACTGCCCCGCTACGACACCGGCGACACCGTCGCCACCCGCACCGCCTACGGGCAGGCCCTGGAAGCCCTGGGCTCCGCACGCGGCCGGGTCGTCGCGCTCGACGCGGAGGTCGGCGACTCCACCCGCGCCGAGTACTTCGCCAAGGCCCACCCCGACCGCTACTTCGAGTGCTACATCGCCGAACAGCAGCTCGTCGCCGCCGCGGTCGGCCTCCAGGCGCGCGGTTACGTGCCGTTCGCCTCGTCGTTCGCCGCGTTCCTCACCCGCGCCCACGACTTCGTCCGCATGGCCGCCGTCGGCCGCGCCGGCATCAACCTCGTCGGCTCCCACGCGGGCGTCTCCATCGGCCAGGACGGGCCCTCCCAGATGGGCCTGGAGGACCTGGCGATGTTCCGCGCGGTGCACGGCAGCACCGTCCTGTACCCCTGCGACGCCAACCAGACCGCACGCCTGGTGGCCGCCATGGCCGACCTGGACGGCGTGCGCTATCTGCGCACCACCCGCGGCGACACTCCGGTGATCTACGGACCGGACGAGGAGTTCCCCGTCGGCGGCAGCAGGGTCCTGCGCCACGGCCACCACGACAAGGCCACCGTCGTCGCCGCCGGGATCACCGTCCACGAGGCCCTGAAGGCCGCCGACCTGCTCGCCGAGTACGGCATCCCCGTGCGCGTCATCGACCTGTACTCGGTCAAGCCGGTGGACGCCGAGACCCTGAACGACGCGGCGGGCCAGACCGGCTGCCTCCTGACCGTCGAGGACCACCACCCCGAGGGCGGGCTGGGCGACGCCGTCGCGGAGGTCTTCGCCGACGGCCGCCCGGCGCCGCGCACCGCACGCCTCGCCGTACGGAACATGCCGGCGTCGGCGACCCCGGAGGAGCAGCTGCACGCCGCGGGCATCGACGCCGACGCGATCGCGGCGGCGGTCCGGCTCCTCGTGGAACGGGTCGTGGCGCACTGA
- a CDS encoding DUF2795 domain-containing protein gives MQRGSDRLSRRQDDEMKHQLKGLLQSGHPTRTEEWHDPEPVADDDPELAHGRVPSNAFEALRLELARYLARTPFPAHRGDLLRVLHERHAPDPLAERVAELPGDHTYRSVQEVAKALDRGR, from the coding sequence ATGCAGCGAGGCAGCGATCGGCTCAGCCGCCGCCAGGACGACGAGATGAAGCACCAGCTCAAGGGGCTGCTGCAGTCCGGTCATCCGACCAGGACCGAGGAGTGGCACGACCCGGAGCCGGTCGCCGACGACGACCCGGAACTGGCGCACGGCAGGGTGCCGAGCAACGCGTTCGAGGCTCTGCGCCTGGAGCTGGCGCGCTATCTGGCGCGCACCCCCTTCCCGGCGCACCGCGGTGACCTGCTGCGGGTCCTGCACGAGCGGCACGCCCCCGATCCCCTGGCGGAGCGCGTGGCGGAGCTGCCCGGCGACCATACGTACCGGAGCGTCCAGGAGGTCGCGAAGGCCCTTGACCGCGGCAGGTGA